GTCCACGTTGCTCGGTGGACTGCTCGCAATCGTGTTCTGGTTTGCACTCAGGCTCTTCGTCAACCTCTGGATGTTTTATCTGTGGATGCTGCTGTTCGGCTTGCTGGCAGGGCGCAAACTCTATCGCCTGAGCCCGACACGGCAATCGCCGGGGTTCTGGCTGAACAGCCTCGTTACGCTGATTATTTTGCTGGGTCAGTCCGTGCAGGACAGTGCGGCCGGCAAGGACGTTTATGCCGCGTTCGCGGTGCGCATGGGGTTGTTCCTCGGCGTGACAATCTACGCGTGTTTCGTGCTTCAGCTTTTCGAACGATATGGCAGATCCCGCTGAAGACTGCCAGCCGATATCGACGACATCGGCGATGGCCGCGGGATTCGCAGACCTCGCCGGCACGGGGCTTAAATCTTCAGCGGCGTCACCTTGGTGCCGGCAAGCGAGACATCCGCCATCAGGCCGGCATTGGTCATGACGATGACCTCGACAGGCGCCGTCGCGGATGTCGTGTCGATCATGCCATTGGCGCCGACCTTCACGAGCGCCACGGAGGCGTCGCCGGCAACCGTCCACCCTTTCGAGTTCCGGAACTGAGCGAGCGCATCGGACGTCATGAAAAGAAAGAAAATCGCCTTCGATTGCGCACCCGCGGTTAGTCCGACCGATCCCGATGTCGTGCTGTAGTACCCGACGGTGCCGCCGCCCACGCGCAGCGCGCCGTCGCCATGCTGGGCACCGATGATGAATCCGGCCTGAAGCACGTTCGGGAAGACCAGAACACCTTGTGCCTTCGATATGAGTTCCCGCGACCCTTTGACCGAGGTATAGAGGCGCGACAGTGCGCCATCGACGCTCGCGTCGAGTGACTGACGCTGCGCCATATCCGTTGCTGCGCTCTCGCCGCTGCCGGAAGTCGTCGTGCATCCGGCGAATACGGCCGGCACAGCCGCCGCAATCGCGGTGATCAGGAAATCTCGCCTCTGCATTGTCATCCTCCATGTGCGTCATTGATGGGCTCGAAGACGCATAGTTCATTTAATGCCTTTATCTGAATTTTCAAAAATATTTTTTATTAAATAAGGGTTCCGAATTATGACTTCCGTTTTTAATGAAAATGAATTGAGAACGGGAAGTGATTTGTTAGCGGGAAATTTTCCTGAAGGGATAGCGATTCGCGAAGCGGCTACATGCAAACGCTTTGAATGACCAATTGGACTAAGGTCCAATATCGTTCGTGCAACGCTGTGAGTAGGCTGAAGCAGGATCCGCCGGCGCCGAAGTTCGGCACGAAGCAAGGCTCGCAGGTGGACTGCGCACGAACTCTCCGAGGAGCACAACGATGAAGGTCGGACACTTTCTGCTGGCAGCCACCCTCGCGCTGGTGGCGCATTTCGCACTCGCTCAACCGCAAACGTCGGTCGACGTATCAAAAGGAACGGGCAATGTGTCGGCGGCGGCAACCTCCACAGTCACGGCCACGGTCGTGGCTATTGCGCCGGCAACGCGGACCGTGACACTGAAGGAGGCGAGCGGCCGGGTGTTCGAGGTTCAGGTAGGCGAGGAAGCGCGCAATTTCGATCAGCTTAAGGTTGGCGATATCGTCACAATGGAATACAGGAAAGCGATTTCGCTAAGCCTTGAGAAAACGAGCGGCCCACGCTCCGCCACGCAGCAGATTATAGAAAAGCGCGCGGCTCCGGGTGAGAAGCCAGGCGGCACGATTGGCAGGGAAGTGACCGTGATGGCGGACGTGATTTCCGTTAATGCCAAATCAAAAACGGTCTCATTGAAGGGGCCGCAAGGCAATATCGTGGATGTGATCGTGGAGGACCCGGAGCAGATGAAACATGTCCGGAAGGGCGATCAGGTGAAGGTGGTGTACACCGAGGCCATTGCGATATCGGTCACCCCTGGTGCCAGCCAGTAGGGCGATAGCGTTTGCCTAGAAATCGTGCCGGACAGAAACGGCTGCGCCGACTTCGTGAATATGAGTGGCGTTGATGAGCGGGTTGGCCATAAAGCGCCAGTTGTCGTCCGATGCGGTTGAGCTGACTGACGAAGCCGGCGCTGCAGGCGCGCCATATGGCGTCGAATTTCGCTTCAGAATCTGACTCTCGACTGTCGTGCCCGCATAGCGCGATTCGCCGTTTTCCGGCTGGGGCGAGAACGGGACATTGGCGTTCCCGTACGCGAACTGGTATTGGCTCAGTGCTGCACTGTAGCTATGCTCGGGTTGCTTCGTGGTGGCGTTCGCTATGGGCGTGGTTGCTGGCTTCGCGGAAACCGCATGCTCCGTTCGAGCGGTGTGCGTATGCGGTTGCGTCCGTTCAGTCGGCCGAACCGTAGAGCGATGCGCCGAAGGTGCGGAAGAAGTGTGGCCCGCGGGTTTTGCGGGCGCTGTTGCAGCGACCTCCGCAAATGCGGCACTGGTGAGGCCCCATAAGCATGCCCCGGCGATCCAATAGCCCCGGTTGCGGCCCTTCATGAAAACGCCCCATTTGGCGGCTGCGAAAATCGACATTCGAAGACCTTCTGTTTCGACCGCGCGCCTCGATCGCCGAATGCGGTATGACTGCATTGCGCGGTAAGTCATGCTTGCCTGCCCATTAAACAGGCAGCGTAATCATAAGGCACGTTCAACCCGCCAACCGTTCGAGATTTCCCTTGTAACCGGCATTTCGCGGCTTGAATACAACAGGGGTTTTCACGGAGTCGTCGCGCGCATGGCTGCATTCGAACGCTGAATTCGCAGGGAATCGCGGCAGGCAAGTTTGTGCGCGAGACATTCGAGAACCGACCCCGCAAATGGGCCACTGTTCTCGCTCAACCTCGCGCTACCGATAAGGGCAATCGCTCAGGCGATGTTTTCCAGCTGCCGCAATTTCCGCAAGACCGTCACCAGTTCGCTCGGGTCGGGCCGCTTCGTGTAGTCGGGACTTACCTCGGCATAGGCCACCGTGCCGTCCTGCGCGATCACATATCGAGCCGGCATCGGCAGTGTCCAGCTCGCCTCGCCATTGATAACCGGCAAGTCGACATCGAACCCCTTGTACGCTTCGATCAGTTCATCCTGCAGGCGGAAGCGGATTCCAAACGCGTCAGCGGTCTGGCCGCCTGCGTCGACGAGAATCGGATAACTGAGCTTGTTCTGCCGTTGCGACTTCAGGCTGTGTGTCGCGGTCTGCATCGAGATCGAAACGAGATGTGCGCCGAGCGAGCGGATCTCCTCTGCGACTTCCTCGATAGCCTGCAAATCGATATTGCAATATGGGCACCAGACGCCGCGATAAAACGTGACAACGAGCGGCCCGCGTTCGAGCATGTCCGTCGACGAGACAAGCTCGCCCTCGGCTGTCTTGAGCGTGAACGTAGGGGCGACATCGCCCACTTTGAGCGAACGCCCGGCCTGACCCGTTGCGATCAGTTCATCTGTTGTCCTGTGAAAGAGTTCGACCACGTGGGGCGGCGCGACCTTGCTCTCGAAGTGCGTTCTGAAGGCATCCAGTTTGTCTTGCAGGTTCATTTCCCGACTCCTTGTTTGCTCGCCGGTGTTGGCGTGAAGTCATGGTGATTTATTTGTCCGTTGACGGGTAGAATGGCTGAACGACTTTCAGTTATTCGCCAGCCAAATGAATGACAAACTATCCGTGCTGCGGCTTTTCACGCGGGTCGCCCGTACGTCGAGCTTTACGAAAGCGGGGCGCGAACTGGGAATCAGCCAGCCATCGGTGTCGAGGCAGATTTCGGAACTCGAAGTGGACGTGGGAACCGCGCTCTTCGTCAGAAGCACACGCGCGGTGAAACTGACCGAGGCGGGCGTCGACTATCTGATGCGTGTCGAGGCGATTCTCGAAGCGCTCGAAGAGGCCGATCTTGTGGCTCGCGGTACCTCGGAACTGCGCGGTCGCCTGCGCGTCGCGCTATCGACGAGCTTCGGCATCCGCGAGGTGATTCCGCGCATCGGGCGTTTCATGGCGCGGCATCCCGCGTTGCACATCGACTTGCTGATGTCGGACGATCGGCAGGATCTGATTGCGGAAGGCGTCGATGTGGCGATCCGGTTCGGTGCGCTACCGGATTCGACTGCGAGATCGAGGCTTATCGGACGTTCACCGCGAATGCTTGTGGCTTCGCCTGAGTATCTGGCGCGCGCGGGGCGGCCTGTCGAGCCATCCGATCTGAGCGAGCATGCATTCGTGCTGGGGCCATCGAGCGCGGCTTCATTGGGATGGACGCTCCGCAAAGGCGGACGCGAGTTTGTTTTGCGCGGACAGGGGCCCGTGCAGGCGCAAGGACAAGGACGCCTGACGACTACCGTCAACGAGGGCGCGACGGCCGCGGCGATCGCCGGGCTGGGTATTTTGACCGTCGGTTTGTGGGGGTGCCGAAGCGAGCTTGCGGATGGGCGCCTCGTGCAGGTACTCGAAGACTGGCAGCTCGATCCGGTTGAGATCCACGCCGTGTTTCCGCCAGGCCGAGCGTCGCGCCCCGCGGCCCGCGCGCTGATCGACTATCTCGTGGGTGACATATAGCTTCCGGCATGTTTGGGTAACGCGTCCGACACGCGAATCCACGGTACCCGCTGCGAAGTCCATGTGTGGTGCAGTGGAGGCACCTGCTCCGGCGTATCGAGGCTGCATGTCGAAATATCGATCTCACCGGGAAAGTCTTCGTGTTGATAAGTCAGGTGCGTGCCGCAGTCCGCACAAAATGCGCGCACGACCGACTTGCTGCTGGCCAGCGCTGCGGGTGCGCCAAGCACAAAGCGAAACTCTGATTGCCTGACGCTAAACCAGGCGACGAACGGGGCACCCGATATGCGGCGACAGTCCACGCAGTGGCAGATCGTCGAATAGAAAGGCATACCGACGATCTCGTAACGAACCTTCCCGCAGAAGCAGCCGCCTTTGAGCATGATGTCCTCCTTGGCGAGGGCGGTCGCAGACACGCGCGCATATGCGTGCAGGCGCGACGAAAAGCGTTGTGCCGGTCTGGTGATCTTGACGGCGTGGGCTATGTCGACGCGGCGCCGCGTCGATTAGTGTAGTGCGCGGGTGAGGCGGCTTGCGATTAATCCGTCTTGATGAAGTCGATAAACGCGCGCAGCGGCGCGGGGACGAGGCGCCGGCCCGGATAGTAAAGGAAGGGCCCGGAGAACGGCCGCCACCACGGTTCGAGAATCGGTTCGAGCGCGCCGCGTTCCAGATGCGGGCGCAACCATTCTTCATACAGGTGGATTACGCCGGTTCCCGCAATGGCCGCGTCGACGACGAGATCGACGGCGCCGCCGAGTTGCACCAGCAGCGGACCGGAAGGCTCGATCCGCAGCACTTCTCCCGCGTGCTCGAATTCCCACGGCGGCATCGAGCCGCTCGGGAAACGGCCGAGCAGGCATGCATGATCGAGCAGTTCGCGCGGATGCGTGGGCCGGCCGCGCCTTGCAAGATAAGCAGGAGAAGCCGCAGTGGCGAAGCGCTGCACGCGCGGACCGATCGGCACCGCGATCATATCCTGTTCGAGCCGCTCGTCGTAGCGAATGCCGGCATCGCATCCCGCTGCGAGCACATCGACGAAGTTCTCGTCCGCGACGATTTCGAGCCGTATATCGGGGTAGGCGTCGAGAAATCGCGGCACGATGGACGGCAGGATCAAGCGCGCCGCGCTGAGCGGCACATTGAGCCGCAGCGTGCCTGCGGGCCTGTCGCGAAAGCCGTTGACGATATCGAGCGCCGCTTCGACTTCGGTAAGCGCAGGACCTAGCCGCGCCAGCAGGCGCTCACCCACTTCGGTGGGCACGACGCTGCGCGTGGTCCGATGCAGCAGCCGCACACCGAGCCGCGCTTCGAGCCGGCGCACCGCTTCGCTGAGCCCCGAGGCGCTGACGCCGGCGAGGCGGGCGCCATCGCGAAAGCCTTTGGCACGCGCCACGGCCACAAACGCGGTCAAATCCGAAAGATCGATTTCCATCGTGTGCTCGCTTGTACAGCGTGTGTGATGACTACGGATGTTTTGCGCGCCGCTTTGCAGGCGGTGCGATTTCGGGCGCTTCCTCGCAGTCTGCAAGAATTTTGCAGAGCTCGTCAAAGACCCGTTGCACGCGACGCGGCACCGGCGTTCGATGAGGCCGATACACGTACATCGTGGAAGCTTGCGGACGCAACCGATCGAGCAGAGGCGTCAACACGCCTTCGCGCAGCAAAGGCAAGGCAAGATGCCCGGGCAATTGCCCGATGCCGATTCCCGCGGCGACTGCTTCGCACTCTGTTGCGGGATCGTCGGTGACAAAGGCCGGGTTCGCGGGAACGATCGGATTGCCGTCGCTGAACATCCATGGCCACGGCCTTCCGGTGTTGCGATCGATCAGCGCCGTGATGGGCCGCGTGAACAGATCGCGCTTGCTCGCCGGGTGCCCGACACGCTCGAGCAATGCGGGCGCGGCGACGAAATACAGCAGCGCCTTCGATACGGCTCGCGCGACAAAGCGGTTGTCGCGCATCGGGCCGATCCGCACGCCGATATCGATCTGCTCGTCGACCACGTCGGCCAGCACTTCCGATAAGCGCAGATCGAGCGTGAGCCCAGGGTTCGCGGCGAGCACCGGCGCGAGTCCGCGCGCGATAAAGCGGTGCCCGAGCGCGCTCGGCGCGGCGATGCGGACCACACCGGAAAGCTCGTCGCTCGTGCCCGATGCCTCGGCCGGGAAGATGTTTTCGACACCGGCGATCGCTGCCGCACTTTTCAGCGCGAGCTGTTCTCCGAAATGCGTCATCCGGACTCCGCGCGTGCTGCGATGAAAGAGCGGCTCGCCAAGTTCCTCTTCGAGCTGCTTGATGACGCGCGTGATGACCTGCGGCGAGACGCCAAGCCGTATCGCCGCGTCGCGAAAATTAGGGCTTTCGGCCGCCACGCAGAACACCCGCAACGCTTCGAACCGATTCATGCGTCGCCGCTCCGCGCGCGCCATTCCATTCGCGGGAATTTCAAATTCGCCTCCAGTTCATTTACTCGCTCGGGGTCGATCTCCATACTGCGCTTCGTCAATTCGACAACCGCTCGCCTATGCCGAGCTTTTTATGGTGCCCGACATGTATTCGATTTTGATGATTCTAACAAGCGCCACTTCGTGGACGCAGAAGGATGGCGCGCAACGCCCGAGCGGTTTCTGGGCCGAAGAATTCGTGGTGCCGCACGACATGCTGTCGTCGGCGGGCGTCAAGGTGACGATCGCGACGCCGGGCGGTAAGCCGTCCGTCGTCGACGAAATCAGTCTTACGCCGGAGACCAACGAGGGCGACGTCGCGAAAGTCGACAGGCTTTTCGCTTATCTGGAACAACACGCTGAAGCGTTACGCACGCCGCGCCGCATCGAAGAGATCAACGCAGCCGACTTCGATGCCGTGTTCGTGCCCGGCGGACACGGTCCGATGCAGGATCTGGCCGTCGATGCGAACGTAGGCCGGATATTGAGCGCGGCACTGGCGAATCCGGAGCAGGTCGTGGTTGCGCTGTGCCACGGGTCGGCGAGCTTTCTCGCGGCCGGCGACGAGACGAACTGGGCATTCAAGGGATATCGGATGACGGCGTTCACGAACGCCGAAGAAACGCAGACGGGTCTTGCCGCCAACGCACCCTGGTTGCTCGAAGACCGGCTTCGCGCAGCCGGCGCGTTATTCGACGGCGGCGCACCATGGAGTTCTCACGTCGTGGTGGACGGCAATCTCGTGACGGGACAGAACCCGATGTCCGCAGAGGCTGCAACGACGGCGATGCTCAATCTGCTTGCGGCGCGCGGTAGCCAGAACGGATCGACGAAGCACTGATGTAACCGCTCGGCGCCGCTCCACGCATTGGAAGTGGAATAATCTGCGCAGACGCGCGTTCAATGGATGCGTGGGGCGACCCGTTTCATTCGGCAACAGCGTTCGGCACCGGCGGGAGCATGAGTTGACTGATATCGAGCCTGACTGTATCGATGCGCAGATCCATTGGTATCCCGTCGCCGCTTCACGTGAAGTGGGCGAAGGGCGCATCATGCAGTCGTTTCTCGATGGCCAGGAACTCGCGCTGTGGCGCTCCGCGGACGGCGAGGCGCATGCATGGGAAAACCGCTGTCCGCACCGCGGAACGCGTTTTTCTCTAGGATGGGTCGCCGCCGACACGCTCAGTTGTGCCTACCACGGCTGGCGCTTCGGAAAAGACGGCGCTTGCACTTATATTCCTGCGAAACCGAACCTCTCGCCGCCGCGAAGCGCATGCGCTAAAACCTATGCCGTGCGCGAAGCAGGCGGGTTGATCTGGGCGACGCTGGGCGATGCATCGTGGCGTGGTATCGGCGATGTCCAGATGCCGAATGCGTTTTGTCGCGGCTTTGTCGTCTATCGATCGCCGCATGCCACGCGCTCGTTTCTGCTGGACCACTTCGCGGCGGCGCGTGCGGGTGGCGCCGTGATGGAGCAGCGCGATGAGTCCGGCACGCGCCGCGTGCTTTTCCTGCAGCCGATGAGCGGCGAGCGAACCGTCATCTATCTGTGGATCGACACCGAAGACGAAGCCGATAGCGGCGCGCGCGTCGAGGCGATGTTGCGCGCGGCGCGTGCATTCAGGGAGCTTCGCACGCAACTCGAGGCCAGCGCGCACGACGCGCCGGCAGGGAGCAGACGATGAGCGAAGCGCAGCGCGATGCGGCATTGAAGGCATTGAACGGAGCACCTGTCGACGAATGGTTCGCCGTATCGGCCGCGTCGCGCATCGGCGAGATGCCGCTGCGCACCCGTCTGCTTGGGCGGCCGCTCGCTGTTTGGCGCGACACGCTAACAGGCGAGCCCGTTGCCGCGCCCGAGATCGGCGCGCGACAGCGCTATCACGCAATCGATCGTTACGGCTGCACGTGGGTCGCGCTTGCCGCGCCGCGACGTGCGCTCTTCACGTTGCCGCAATATGAGCAGCCGGGCCGTCGCGTTATCGATTGCGGCGCCTTCGGTGTGCATACGTCGGCGCCGCGCGTGATCGAAAACTTTCTCGATATGGGGCATTTCCCCTATGTGCACACAGGCATTCTCGGCGAGGAACCGCACACGGAAGTAAAAGACTACAAGGTGCACGAGGACGAACACGGCGAACTTTGGGCCACCGATTGCGCATTCTGGCAGCCGCGCGCCGCGGCCGCCGCAAACGCGGGCATGGACGTCGACTATACGTATCGCGTGCCGCAGCCGTTCTGCGCGCTGCTCTACAAAACAAGTCCGCGCATGCCCGCGGAGCGTGATGTGATCGCGCTGTTCGTGCAACCGCTTGGCGAAGTGGAAAGCCGCGCTCATCTGCTGATGCTGCTGTTCGACGACGAACACGACAACACTGCGCTCGTGAGTTTCCAGCAGACCATCTTCGGGCAAGACAAGCCGATTCTCGAAAGCCAGTTGCCGAAGCGCTTGCCGCTCGACGCGCGCGCGGAAGTATCGACACGCGCGGATGCGATGTCGATGGCCTACCGCCGATGGCTAAAGGCCAGGGGCCTTCGCTATGGCGTGGAAGTCAAACCCTCTCGTTGAAGGAGACGGCCTCCATGATCAGACTTCTCAACTACGAACTCTCGGGAGACTGCTACAAGCTGCGGCTCTTCATGCATTTTCTGCGCGTGGAGTATGAAACCGTTGCCGTCGATTTCTATCCTGGGCGAGAACACGAATCGGCGCAGTTGCCGGTTCTCGATGATGGTGGCTCGCGGTTGCGCGATAGCGAGGCGATTCTGGTCCATCTTGCGAGCCGCTACGACTCGAAAGGGATGTGGTTTCCGATCGAACCTGTGGCGCGTGCGCAAGTCGCCCGCTGGTTTGCGATCGCGCGCGACCTCACTCGCACGGCATCGGCCGCCCGGCTGCACGACGTGTTCGGCTATGAGCTCGACGTTCGATCCGCACGCCGCGCTGCGCGTACAATTTTCAGGCTTGTCGACGACCATCTTGCCGAAAGCGAGATCGAAGGCCGGCACTGGCTGGTCGGCGAAACACCGACGCTTGCCGATATCGCCTGCTTTCCCGACATCGCGCTTTCGCATGAAGGCGGCATTGCCCACGATGATTTCCCGGCAATCCGCCGCTGGCTGGACGCTATGCGATACCTCGATGGCTTTGTCGCGATGCCAGGTATTCTGGCTCCGCCGCGTTGACAATAAATAGATGACCGGTTATCTTGTTATCCATCGACGCTAACCGGAGATCCACGAAGATGCCGCGTCCCGCTAATCCTGAGGTGCGCTCGCGACTGCTGTCGGTCGGGCGCGACGTCGTTCACGACCGCGGTTTCAACGGCTGCGGCGTGCAGGACATCACGGCGGCAGCCGGTGTGCCGAAGGGCTCGTTCTACAACTACTTCGACAGCAAAGAGGCGTTTGCGGCCGAAATTCTCGAAGACTACTGGCAGTCCATCGAAGACCGTCATGGTCCGATTCTGTACGACGCGCGTATCAAGCCGCTCGCGCGCATCCGGAAGTTCTTTCGCGCTCTCACCGATGATCACGGCAGGAACGACTTTGCATTGGGTTGCCTGATCGGCAATCTGTCGCTGGAACTGTCGAATGGCAGCGAAGAGGCTCGCGCGAAGCTTCTGGCGTTACTCGCGCGCTGGCAGGGGGCTATCGCCGCGTGCCTGCGCGAGGCTCAGGAACGGAATGAACTCGACCGCAAGGAAAACACGCAAGAACTCGCGGCGATCGTGATCGAGGCTTACGAAGGCGCGGTCATGCGTGGCAAGATCGAACAAAGCGGTGAGGCCTATGAGCGTTTCGAGAAGGTCGTGTTGCCGCGCTTGATTCGCTGATTTTTTTTGGCGTTTTTATAAGACGACCGGTCATCTATATTTGTGTGGGGGCAGCCGTTGTGACCCGGTGGTCCCTGCTTTCCCGATGTACTTTCAGATGGTGGAGGAATCATGAGTCAGGCAAACGAGGCAGGGCAACAGAACGTC
The genomic region above belongs to Paraburkholderia edwinii and contains:
- a CDS encoding glutathione binding-like protein; the encoded protein is MIRLLNYELSGDCYKLRLFMHFLRVEYETVAVDFYPGREHESAQLPVLDDGGSRLRDSEAILVHLASRYDSKGMWFPIEPVARAQVARWFAIARDLTRTASAARLHDVFGYELDVRSARRAARTIFRLVDDHLAESEIEGRHWLVGETPTLADIACFPDIALSHEGGIAHDDFPAIRRWLDAMRYLDGFVAMPGILAPPR
- a CDS encoding type 1 glutamine amidotransferase domain-containing protein — translated: MYSILMILTSATSWTQKDGAQRPSGFWAEEFVVPHDMLSSAGVKVTIATPGGKPSVVDEISLTPETNEGDVAKVDRLFAYLEQHAEALRTPRRIEEINAADFDAVFVPGGHGPMQDLAVDANVGRILSAALANPEQVVVALCHGSASFLAAGDETNWAFKGYRMTAFTNAEETQTGLAANAPWLLEDRLRAAGALFDGGAPWSSHVVVDGNLVTGQNPMSAEAATTAMLNLLAARGSQNGSTKH
- a CDS encoding BPSL1445 family SYLF domain-containing lipoprotein; translated protein: MQRRDFLITAIAAAVPAVFAGCTTTSGSGESAATDMAQRQSLDASVDGALSRLYTSVKGSRELISKAQGVLVFPNVLQAGFIIGAQHGDGALRVGGGTVGYYSTTSGSVGLTAGAQSKAIFFLFMTSDALAQFRNSKGWTVAGDASVALVKVGANGMIDTTSATAPVEVIVMTNAGLMADVSLAGTKVTPLKI
- a CDS encoding LysR family transcriptional regulator yields the protein MEIDLSDLTAFVAVARAKGFRDGARLAGVSASGLSEAVRRLEARLGVRLLHRTTRSVVPTEVGERLLARLGPALTEVEAALDIVNGFRDRPAGTLRLNVPLSAARLILPSIVPRFLDAYPDIRLEIVADENFVDVLAAGCDAGIRYDERLEQDMIAVPIGPRVQRFATAASPAYLARRGRPTHPRELLDHACLLGRFPSGSMPPWEFEHAGEVLRIEPSGPLLVQLGGAVDLVVDAAIAGTGVIHLYEEWLRPHLERGALEPILEPWWRPFSGPFLYYPGRRLVPAPLRAFIDFIKTD
- a CDS encoding TetR/AcrR family transcriptional regulator, which codes for MPRPANPEVRSRLLSVGRDVVHDRGFNGCGVQDITAAAGVPKGSFYNYFDSKEAFAAEILEDYWQSIEDRHGPILYDARIKPLARIRKFFRALTDDHGRNDFALGCLIGNLSLELSNGSEEARAKLLALLARWQGAIAACLREAQERNELDRKENTQELAAIVIEAYEGAVMRGKIEQSGEAYERFEKVVLPRLIR
- a CDS encoding LysR family transcriptional regulator; this translates as MNRFEALRVFCVAAESPNFRDAAIRLGVSPQVITRVIKQLEEELGEPLFHRSTRGVRMTHFGEQLALKSAAAIAGVENIFPAEASGTSDELSGVVRIAAPSALGHRFIARGLAPVLAANPGLTLDLRLSEVLADVVDEQIDIGVRIGPMRDNRFVARAVSKALLYFVAAPALLERVGHPASKRDLFTRPITALIDRNTGRPWPWMFSDGNPIVPANPAFVTDDPATECEAVAAGIGIGQLPGHLALPLLREGVLTPLLDRLRPQASTMYVYRPHRTPVPRRVQRVFDELCKILADCEEAPEIAPPAKRRAKHP
- a CDS encoding LysR family transcriptional regulator, with amino-acid sequence MNDKLSVLRLFTRVARTSSFTKAGRELGISQPSVSRQISELEVDVGTALFVRSTRAVKLTEAGVDYLMRVEAILEALEEADLVARGTSELRGRLRVALSTSFGIREVIPRIGRFMARHPALHIDLLMSDDRQDLIAEGVDVAIRFGALPDSTARSRLIGRSPRMLVASPEYLARAGRPVEPSDLSEHAFVLGPSSAASLGWTLRKGGREFVLRGQGPVQAQGQGRLTTTVNEGATAAAIAGLGILTVGLWGCRSELADGRLVQVLEDWQLDPVEIHAVFPPGRASRPAARALIDYLVGDI
- a CDS encoding Rieske (2Fe-2S) protein: MTDIEPDCIDAQIHWYPVAASREVGEGRIMQSFLDGQELALWRSADGEAHAWENRCPHRGTRFSLGWVAADTLSCAYHGWRFGKDGACTYIPAKPNLSPPRSACAKTYAVREAGGLIWATLGDASWRGIGDVQMPNAFCRGFVVYRSPHATRSFLLDHFAAARAGGAVMEQRDESGTRRVLFLQPMSGERTVIYLWIDTEDEADSGARVEAMLRAARAFRELRTQLEASAHDAPAGSRR
- a CDS encoding GFA family protein, producing MLKGGCFCGKVRYEIVGMPFYSTICHCVDCRRISGAPFVAWFSVRQSEFRFVLGAPAALASSKSVVRAFCADCGTHLTYQHEDFPGEIDISTCSLDTPEQVPPLHHTWTSQRVPWIRVSDALPKHAGSYMSPTR
- a CDS encoding aromatic ring-hydroxylating oxygenase subunit alpha, which translates into the protein MSEAQRDAALKALNGAPVDEWFAVSAASRIGEMPLRTRLLGRPLAVWRDTLTGEPVAAPEIGARQRYHAIDRYGCTWVALAAPRRALFTLPQYEQPGRRVIDCGAFGVHTSAPRVIENFLDMGHFPYVHTGILGEEPHTEVKDYKVHEDEHGELWATDCAFWQPRAAAAANAGMDVDYTYRVPQPFCALLYKTSPRMPAERDVIALFVQPLGEVESRAHLLMLLFDDEHDNTALVSFQQTIFGQDKPILESQLPKRLPLDARAEVSTRADAMSMAYRRWLKARGLRYGVEVKPSR
- a CDS encoding peroxiredoxin-like family protein, with translation MNLQDKLDAFRTHFESKVAPPHVVELFHRTTDELIATGQAGRSLKVGDVAPTFTLKTAEGELVSSTDMLERGPLVVTFYRGVWCPYCNIDLQAIEEVAEEIRSLGAHLVSISMQTATHSLKSQRQNKLSYPILVDAGGQTADAFGIRFRLQDELIEAYKGFDVDLPVINGEASWTLPMPARYVIAQDGTVAYAEVSPDYTKRPDPSELVTVLRKLRQLENIA